A region from the Thermofilaceae archaeon genome encodes:
- a CDS encoding DUF998 domain-containing protein, translating into MKDCIFLVALSVAVPLSFIAAAALLAGWFNIVNNALSDLGHATRSNVAPLFNFGLSAGGALLIVVGVTCAAAKSKLIGYTLAASGFILILIAVFDEVYGRLHFYVSVAFFVSLAVLLAEYAVLKRGVRAVLASLAIIVGVASWVLHLYYGIPPGAAIPELISIAVASPFYIDFVLGKGGE; encoded by the coding sequence CGCTCTCCTTCATAGCAGCTGCCGCCCTGCTGGCGGGCTGGTTCAACATCGTAAACAACGCTTTGAGCGACTTGGGCCACGCGACGAGGAGCAACGTTGCCCCCCTCTTCAACTTCGGATTGAGCGCTGGCGGCGCCCTCCTCATCGTTGTCGGAGTAACCTGTGCCGCGGCGAAGTCGAAGCTCATCGGCTACACGCTCGCGGCCTCCGGCTTCATCCTCATCCTGATCGCGGTTTTTGACGAGGTTTACGGCCGACTCCACTTCTACGTCTCAGTGGCCTTCTTCGTCTCCCTCGCAGTACTGCTAGCCGAGTACGCAGTCCTAAAGCGGGGAGTCAGAGCCGTGCTAGCGTCGCTCGCCATCATAGTCGGAGTCGCCTCGTGGGTGCTCCACCTGTACTACGGGATCCCGCCGGGAGCAGCGATACCGGAGCTAATCTCGATTGCCGTCGCATCGCCCTTCTACATCGACTTCGTGCTGGGTAAGGGCGGGGAGTAG